Proteins found in one Spirochaetaceae bacterium genomic segment:
- a CDS encoding MotA/TolQ/ExbB proton channel family protein, with protein MLLIGVLSIIAAVIVIERLLYFRGRGADEEKLLKGLSDTLEKGLLDQAKGVCDQFHTPLASLISAGIARIHERKESAKELRDYLLETASLEIPKEERFLSALGTIAHIAPLLGLLGTVTGNIRAFGVLGELGAITDPALLSRGISEALLTTAAGIIVSIPAIIFYNFLVNKVNHRIIRLENRAAELASLLSAAKAAGSMSRAVGNGNGALYGTTASGEPNGVPPHAPATATVVEHAPARIAPVPAPAAPTQGHPGMVPIVASAMTAPVQPVQPAQPAQPRPEPSMHAPPAMSPQVGLAPQPASAYAAPSSTVASGQLGAVAPTPVPNHVEAGPTHAAPGAPGQFDAVPSRAPATAPLQHAVPTRVAAFPAQVEAVPAT; from the coding sequence ATGCTGTTGATCGGCGTGCTGTCGATCATTGCCGCCGTCATCGTGATCGAGCGGCTGCTCTACTTCCGGGGGCGCGGCGCCGATGAGGAGAAACTCCTCAAGGGGCTGTCGGATACCCTCGAGAAGGGCCTCCTCGATCAGGCGAAGGGCGTCTGCGATCAGTTCCATACGCCGCTTGCGTCGCTGATTTCGGCCGGCATCGCGCGCATCCACGAGCGCAAGGAGTCTGCGAAGGAGTTGCGCGACTATCTCCTGGAGACCGCAAGCCTGGAGATTCCGAAGGAGGAGCGATTTCTCTCCGCCCTCGGCACCATCGCCCACATTGCGCCCCTGCTGGGGTTGCTCGGTACCGTCACCGGCAACATTCGCGCGTTCGGCGTGCTCGGCGAACTCGGTGCGATAACCGATCCCGCGCTGTTGTCGCGCGGCATTTCGGAGGCGCTGTTGACCACGGCGGCCGGCATCATTGTGTCGATTCCCGCCATCATCTTCTACAACTTCCTGGTCAACAAGGTGAATCACCGCATCATTCGGCTGGAGAATCGTGCTGCCGAGTTGGCGTCGCTGCTGAGTGCCGCGAAGGCGGCCGGTTCGATGTCGCGGGCGGTCGGCAACGGCAATGGTGCGCTTTATGGGACAACGGCGTCCGGGGAGCCGAACGGTGTGCCGCCGCACGCTCCGGCCACGGCCACGGTCGTAGAACATGCGCCCGCGCGCATCGCGCCGGTACCCGCGCCCGCCGCCCCGACGCAGGGCCATCCCGGCATGGTTCCGATCGTCGCGTCCGCGATGACTGCGCCGGTACAGCCGGTACAGCCGGCACAGCCGGCACAACCCCGGCCCGAACCGTCAATGCACGCGCCGCCGGCGATGTCGCCCCAGGTAGGACTGGCTCCGCAACCGGCGTCGGCGTATGCGGCGCCGTCGTCGACGGTCGCTTCCGGCCAGCTCGGCGCGGTGGCTCCGACCCCGGTGCCGAACCACGTCGAGGCCGGGCCGACACACGCCGCGCCGGGCGCGCCGGGTCAGTTTGATGCCGTGCCGTCCCGCGCGCCGGCGACCGCCCCCCTTCAGCATGCGGTTCCGACGCGCGTCGCAGCGTTTCCGGCTCAAGTCGAGGCAGTGCCGGCGACATGA
- a CDS encoding biopolymer transporter ExbD, whose translation MKERRGLKPQTSVNLIPMIDVVFQLVIFFMVSTTFKVVPGIELDLPESRTAEAVTLTPLVLSVGGRDEIYVNDLEVTLGGLEGALRDVVGGERPRPSEHPVIVEGDSSVPYDLMVDVLDVLRVLGFQAASLRTRDPNAPRSGG comes from the coding sequence ATGAAGGAGCGGCGCGGCCTGAAGCCGCAGACCAGCGTAAACCTGATACCGATGATCGACGTGGTGTTCCAGCTCGTGATCTTCTTCATGGTCTCCACCACCTTCAAGGTGGTACCCGGCATCGAACTCGATCTGCCGGAGTCGCGGACGGCGGAGGCGGTCACGCTGACGCCGCTGGTGCTCTCCGTGGGCGGCCGCGACGAGATCTACGTCAACGACCTGGAGGTTACCCTCGGCGGTCTGGAAGGAGCGCTGCGTGACGTGGTGGGCGGCGAACGCCCGCGGCCGAGTGAGCATCCGGTGATCGTGGAGGGGGACTCTTCCGTTCCTTACGACCTGATGGTGGATGTGCTTGACGTGTTGCGCGTGCTCGGTTTCCAAGCCGCCAGCTTGCGCACCCGGGATCCGAATGCACCCCGGTCCGGGGGGTAA